In one Andrena cerasifolii isolate SP2316 chromosome 2, iyAndCera1_principal, whole genome shotgun sequence genomic region, the following are encoded:
- the LOC143366491 gene encoding uncharacterized protein LOC143366491, producing the protein MIGKIVLILSALAVARAQVPSLGFCPDYVPMANFNMEKFMGVWYEAERYFQLTEVVSRCVMANYTHGPDGKFRVSNEVTNRFTGIKRVVEGEIKKAASKAEEGKLVVKYTIPLTPETKYSVLETDYDTYAVLWSCSGIGPFHTQNAWIMTRARLAPGAIVQKAYAVLDKYKISRTFFVKTDQDDCAYLDMPQAQPAAVEAPEKQGEPQKDAEKQTGNLRTAFVPDAPNVIIEIQSAKEKKKVALAAENAKKRPINTVPERIMEVADGLKEDMLMDSTRPAEVEKASEDMKEDTSENVKETEKAADYQSEATMLRVCLLLTIASATMAQVPFLGACPNLETMPSFDLKRYIGKWYEVERYFAVFEFGGKCVTANYSQDESGSIKILNKQISALTGVSSSIEGIGRLVGRMDDPKLIVTFPSLPLPIDAPYWILDTDYKSFAVVWSCSNFGVFSIRNAWILTREPKPPVSVLEKAYQIIDKSNISRAYFIRTDQKNCPAGN; encoded by the exons ATGATCGGGAAAATTGTTTTGATTCTTTCCGCTCTGGCAGTGGCCAGGGCCCAGGTACCTAGCCTGGGCTTCTGTCCAGACTACGTGCCCATGGCGAACTTTAACATGGAGAAG ttcaTGGGTGTTTGGTACGAAGCTGAAAGGTACTTCCAACTTACGGAAGTGGTGTCGCGATGCGTAATGGCTAACTACACGCACGGCCCTGATGGTAAATTCCGTGTCAGCAATGAAGTCACGAATAGATT CACTGGCATCAAAAGGGTAGTGGAGGGTGAAATCAAGAAAGCTGCTTCGAAGGCTGAAGAAGGGAAACTAGTCGTGAAATACACGATACCATTAACACCAGAAACGAAGTACTCGGTACTCGAAACAGATTACGACACCTATGCAGTGTTGTGGAGCTGCTCCGGTATTGGGCCATTCCACACGCAGAACGCGTGGATCATGACTAGGGCAAGGCTGGCCCCAGGCGCAATTGTACAAAAG GCCTACGCCGTTCTGGACAAGTACAAGATATCAAGGACATTCTTCGTCAAGACGGATCAGGATGATTGCGCTTACTTGGATATGCCCCAGGCGCAACCAGCAGCAGTGGAAGCACCTGAAAAGCAGGGCGAGCCCCAAAAAGACGCAGAGAAACAAACGGGGAACCTCAGAACCGCTTTCGTGCCAGATGCTCCCAATGTGATTATTGAAATACAGAGCgcgaaagagaagaagaaggtcGCCCTAGCTGCGGAGAACGCGAAAAAGCGACCGATTAACACGGTCCCCGAACGAATCATGGAAGTGGCTGATGGTTTGAAAGAAGACATGTTGATGGACAGCACGCGCCCTGCGGAAGTGGAGAAAGCAAGCGAGGATATGAAAGAGGACACCTCTGAAAATGTGAAGGAAACAGAGAAGGCTGC CGATTATCAATCCG AAGCGACCATGTTAAGGGTGTGTCTACTTCTTACCATCGCGAGCGCGACAATGGCACAAGTGCCATTTCTAGGCGCATGCCCCAATTTGGAGACAATGCCGAGCTTCGATTTGAAAAGG TATATAGGAAAATGGTACGAAGTGGAGAGGTACTTCGCCGTTTTCGAATTCGGTGGAAAGTGCGTGACGGCGAATTACAGCCAAGATGAAAGCGGCTCGATAAAGATCCTGAACAAACAAATATCCGCCCT CACTGGAGTTTCTTCGagtatcgagggaattggaAGATTAGTCGGCAGGATGGACGATCCTAAATTAATCGTTACGTTCCCGTCTCTACCTCTTCCTATAGACGCGCCGTATTGGATCCTCGATACCGACTACAAATCTTTCGCCGTGGTGTGGAGTTGTTCCAACTTTGGTGTATTTAG TATACGAAACGCTTGGATCCTGACAAGAGAACCAAAGCCGCCAGTCTCTGTTTTGGAGAAAGCTTATCAAATAATAGACAAAAGTAATATAAGTAGAGCATATTTCATTCGTACAGATCAGAAAAATTGTCCAGcaggaaattaa